The genomic DNA TTGATCCATATCTGATGTAGACAAACGAGATGACTATAATCAAATCCGAATTGTTTTTCCTCACAAAATAACAACACATTTTTTCCCAATACgtaatacaaaataaagtaatacTTTTTGTCTGCCTGtttgtttcgtttaggaattttAGTGTAATAAGTAGAGATAGGTTTGACTTCAGAGAAGTTTGACTTCTTACTGCCCTAAATgatgtgtttttaataaaacagtAGTTTCGGGGCTTTATCATACTTACAGGTGAACTGCGATGTAAAAGTAATGCGAGGTAGTTTTGCaattaattctaaatctaaCAGGCACACAAAGTCTGAAACGAATATGCTACAATAGCGTCTAAACGCAGCCTAAAGTTaacctttcgaactaagcgtcacagacgcagcgtctttagctttggccTTGTGCCACCAATgccgcgtcactaactcgcttcgaaaggctacctttaagcccaaagctaaagacgctgcgtttgtgacgcttagttcgaaaggctaccttaagGTGACTTTTATATTGCAGACTTTATGTCAACAGTTTTATAAATTGTAGGCTCTTTACATTAATTCTGAGTTGTTTATTGACGGTGGATAATCTTTCTTTTATTAAACACTTTTATGGCTCCAAATTGGTATACATGATAGAATTGAAGTCTTTCTTTCACAAGTGATGTATGGAAATGTACAATTACTTACACTTATATGAGCATTGCGTTAGGACACAGGCCAATATCTAAGTGTAATCAGATAATCAACAGACACCTCAATTTTTTCGTCGGCCCACATAAAACAAGGACACACCTACTGTTTTGCTCTCATTTCTTCAATTACATTAACTAAGCAATCTATGCCATATTAACGTAAATAGCTACTGCGTTTGTCAGATTAGAGGCAAATAATGAACCGAGCAAAGATAATAAATTGCATTGTTTGCTGTCGTACTATTATGCAAATGTCAGAAATACACCGAAGGTAACTACGTCATGTGGTTTTAACGTCCATTATGTTGACAGTGTAGAGTGTAAAACTAGAAACAACTTCGAGCAATAAAAGCGACTAACTATTAACATTAacggtgaaagatttttttaataaataatgcattGCTTTATTATTTCCAATGTATCGTACACAATGTATCGTGAAGGTATAATAAATGCTTACTACGTATTGTAATTTTGTGGCAACGGAAAGTGGTGTTATTATGAAGCATAAATCACGGAATCAGACAAAATCTCCATATTTTTAAACCGAACCTAATTGGGTCCTATCTCAATTTGAGTTATGGCGCATACTACTCAATTAGGATAGCGATTGAATGAGTTGcctcaaccacaccaacgcgtgcagatcgccatcgccggcgcgatcacggcgcgatctgcacgcgttggtgtgattGAAGCTTTTAACGTTAACTCTGATCTAAACTctactgtaggtaggtatcatAAAGTACTTTACtagaaaatttttgaaaataaaatataagcccacaataatacaatttatttaatttactacaCTAAAACATCAATAATATGAGGAATATAAAACATGTCTATCAGGATATAGCACTTGGGACAAGTATGAGTACATTCCGGTCACAACGTTATACAGAGCGCGGAACAGGTGCACAAATACGTCAAGCTGAAACGACAGTAGTGGGACTTTGAAAACGGAGTCCATTGTAGGGCAGTTCCAATGCGTAATCAGCCTGCACATCGCCGGGTCTAGTAGTTATATCAGTAAGGGGAGTGGGAGCTtcgatagaagtaaaaataggCGGAGTGCCATCAGGGCCAGGGTACACTGGGTATATCCTTGCTTCTGCCTCTTGCTTGACAGCTTTAGGCAGCTCTGGCTTCCACGTCACTATGTCAGTGTGCTTGAAATCCTTGCCGTGTTCTATTGATCGGTCGATTTTAACTACTGGGCTGTTACTGTTAGGCCAGGGGTTTTGTACGGACATCGAAGGAGGCGGCGTTGCAGGCATCAGTCCAGGTTGAGGCCAATCGTCTCGGCTCCTCTTCTCGTAGTACGGGTCGTATGGGTAGGAGTGGTAGAAGCCGTAGTTTACCGGACTTGAAGCAATCTAGAACAGAACATCTGTTAACAGGTTACCAAGGGAATTTTTAGTAATGTGCTCTAAGCCTAGTAGGTGACATGTAAATTTATTACTGTTacttaagttattattatgattaagcAGTTCACTATTGAGTTATTCAAATTTCTACTAACTTCTGGTTAAGGAGAAAGGagagaaagaaataaaatggaGTCTGGTTAAGTAAATTCATACCTTCCCCCTCTCATGATACCCATCATAATTAGGTTCTACCTAGAAGAAAATGTTAACTTTATGGTTAGAATGTTAAATTCATCCATTCCAAAAACATGGATGTGTTAATAATTTGTAAGTATGCGCAAAATCACTTTCTTTCAAACAACTTAGTTCGCAAGCTTAATAAATTCAGTACACTGTTTCTTCTTTCCATGATGTTtcataaagttttattaaaaccaCGTAAAACAATGGCGAAAAAGAATAAAGGTCTGTGTAATGCGTATGAAACAAAAATTAGAGCGCATTGTTAGGGATTTGTAAGGCTCTAAATtgttatgttattttgtatgtggttcaatttaattttgtacttgTTAGTAATAATGTCATCAGAAAATGTCATGTGTTAGAACGCGTGGGTTATTTCAATTTGACTTTGTATTGTTAGTAATAtgaaatacattttgatttgcTTACCTTCTTAAGTCCTTGGATAGAAGCTAGGATAAGCGCCATTTTGGCTAGCAATAAGGCTTTCCCGCCGAGTACGGCTAGGAATTGGAAGCCCATGGGAACTAACACCATGCCGATGGAGACTATACCGAACATCATCATAGTCATCATTTGATGACGCCGTCGGCCTCGGTATTCCACTGTAAAAGATATTTTGTAACTATCATTTTTGTTTACGTTGTTTCATGCAAGGGATTCCCAAAAGTGACAGTAGGTATACATTACGCGGTTCTAGCACTAACTTATTAACAAATTCCACCTTTCCACGTTGCCTAGAACAAATCTGGTAATATTAATCCACTTTGCTCACAAAAAATACGACCTCAAATCCCCGAAATGTATGTAAGGAAGGAATTTTTAGTACATTATCCTTGCCGTAGCTTCATGATTTCATTTTTGTATCAATATTTCCATAAGAACTTTATGTTAAGCAAATCCCTGAGCATTTCAAATGTGAAAACAATTGTCTCTCTGGGATGTAATACCAGATTATGTAAAACTTATCGGCAAAGAAAgtctgtgcccgcgacttcgtacgcatgtaactgatttgaatattttttccccaTTTTCTCAAAATTTTTCATTACTGCTCTGCTCTTATAGCCTCCTCAATAAAGGAGCTATTGCagtaacacatttttttttaaataggaccagtagttcctgagattagcgcgttcaatcaCACAAATTACATTCTTCAgcttaataacattaataactAGCTGACACGGTGAGCTTCCTaccacttttaaaaatattctattacCTTTGTTCATCAGACTTAAACAATTGTAGCGGTGAAAGAATTTtatcaaatcggtccagtagtttagTAGCATGTTCAATTCAAACAAGCAAGTCTTTCCCCTTTAATATTCGTGTAATAGAAAATCTATGAAAGATGTTAATGGTGTGTCTGACCTTTATCGAGAGTCTTTCCGTCTTCAAAATCAAACTTGATGACATGTGTCCGGAGCACTTTCGCCATCCTTTGTAACGCTAATGTCCTCCATTCTCCTTCTTCCAGTTCTTTTTCAGTCCATGAGCTGGTAAAACATATTAAATATTGATTAAGTCACAATTTTTGTATAAAAGCTACACATGGAAATATGCTAAATAATTTTGGATGTAATTTTACAATACTTATAATTTTCCTCCTCTGCTTTTTTAAGTTAAACCAAATgcgtttttcaaaattaattatagCATGGTGCGCTTTGACAGAATTCTTTGATTAGGGGTATAATTTTCGAGGTCTGTATAACCAAAGGCTGAATTAAATGGAACATACATTCGATGATAATATTTGTTTAGGTTACCGATGGATACCACATATGGATGttgcttacaaaataaaaacgtagagaatatttaatttttatatagaAGTTTAGCCAATTTGGTCATAGCAGTGAGTGTGTGAACTTTTTTGAAAGTGACATTAATTTCCCTTTTGTAATATGGTTAGGAACGCAAAAATCTATTGTAGATTAAAAATTGCCCCCAATAAGGGTTGATAAGGGTACTTTTTGGTTATGACAATGAACTGAAAAGCCCGAAGCTGGATGTAAAGGACAGCAGAAGGATATTGCTGTCCCCTTTCTTTACTGATTAAGTGTTATTCCGAAAATAGCCCCATGCGAcgtttaataagtcttttaaacCCACGCAAGGGTTCTATTTTGGGTACAAAAGCACGTCTTGCATATAAAtcttaagtgcttcgtaaacttAAGCTGGATTTTATTACCAAGAGTAAAAGATTTCCATGCAGTATTTAGTGTAGTTAAAACTATATGACGAGGTCCTGCCTGAAATAATATCAGTCTATTCTTAGATTTTGGACAAAACCTTCGTCATTTTGTCAAAGTAACTTGACTTCTAAAAGCGAACAGTAGAaacattcaaattaaaattcagCTGATTGACATTAAAAAGAGCTCTCGGTTCACTGGATCAGAGTCTATTTATATCAGACgttgatattaatttatttctcgACTGTAATGTTTCGTTGACTGAATTCCATATACATTATAAAAAgcgataaataaaattgattgaatTAAAACCAATTGAAGTTctgtgaaataataattaggtaGAGTAGGTCCAAGTGGAGAAAAAGTTATTATAGTAAATTATTATGAATGAATTGTAATAAATCCGAAGACATTGAGGTGCATGCGGGCGTCCGGCAAGGCTGCCTGCTTTCGCCGCTTCTCTTTCTGGTAGTCTTAGATGGAGTCATGTGTCTTGCATTTCAAAACCAACGGCGTGGAATAGAGTGGGGTATAATCGgagtcttagaagacttagattatgccgatgacctctgtttgctgagccacacgcatcacgatatgcaatccaaaattgatgacctacatcgagaggcgggcatcacggggctcaaaattaactgccggaagacccaagagatgcgatctggagtgaggaattgcacaccattacggattggtgcagaggatgtggaacgtgtccacaattttacctacctcgggagcgtcgtgtcagagactggaggtaccgaagaggacatcacttcgcgcattgccaaggctagagccaccttcgcacaacttcgccccgtatggcagtcacggaaactgacccgaagggtcaagatcaaaattttcgggtccaacgttaaatccgtgctgctctatgggtgtgaaacgtggaaggtcaccaaggtcatctcgcaccagctgcatgtcttcgtcaaccgctgccttcgccgaattctcggcatatactggcctgagaaaatctccaacgtcgagctattggaacgctgccacgaaattccgatcgacca from Ostrinia nubilalis chromosome 8, ilOstNubi1.1, whole genome shotgun sequence includes the following:
- the LOC135073876 gene encoding uncharacterized protein LOC135073876 isoform X2 translates to MNRIMRSQVDMRLVVVYFFATTLISGCHGDQKDEADAYMSRFVADLWLEGADVVKIIWRDCSKKLVDVKDVIDHKEYFPKFLRCMKRKTLRALDRSLSPDVVPIADGVNLVRFELVDRSGNIVPENETSSWTEKELEEGEWRTLALQRMAKVLRTHVIKFDFEDGKTLDKVEYRGRRRHQMMTMMMFGIVSIGMVLVPMGFQFLAVLGGKALLLAKMALILASIQGLKKIASSPVNYGFYHSYPYDPYYEKRSRDDWPQPGLMPATPPPSMSVQNPWPNSNSPVVKIDRSIEHGKDFKHTDIVTWKPELPKAVKQEAEARIYPVYPGPDGTPPIFTSIEAPTPLTDITTRPGDVQADYALELPYNGLRFQSPTTVVSA
- the LOC135073876 gene encoding uncharacterized protein LOC135073876 isoform X1, which codes for MNRIMRSQVDMRLVVVYFFATTLISGCHGDQKDEADAYMSRFVADLWLEGADVVKIIWRDCSKKLVDVKDVIDHKEYFPKFLRCMKRKTLRALDRSLSPDVVPIADGVNLVRFELVDRSGNIVPENETSSWTEKELEEGEWRTLALQRMAKVLRTHVIKFDFEDGKTLDKVEYRGRRRHQMMTMMMFGIVSIGMVLVPMGFQFLAVLGGKALLLAKMALILASIQGLKKVEPNYDGYHERGKIASSPVNYGFYHSYPYDPYYEKRSRDDWPQPGLMPATPPPSMSVQNPWPNSNSPVVKIDRSIEHGKDFKHTDIVTWKPELPKAVKQEAEARIYPVYPGPDGTPPIFTSIEAPTPLTDITTRPGDVQADYALELPYNGLRFQSPTTVVSA